Proteins encoded by one window of Opitutia bacterium:
- a CDS encoding tetratricopeptide repeat-containing sensor histidine kinase, with product MSVTTQSTCLVRRPSAQLLRRLGLAALALTWSGSVWADQPTPREPTRIDALMQQARALDANEPARAIPLAREALALAQKSPLRVDEIRARTQLSETLRRNSNYAEARQITDAGLALPLGPTPAERLARAGLVYESGQIHWNRGDYPAAEACYLEAQRTAEELKDTTLLVRLLNSRGIVARQQKLFDQSEQLYRSALALAEQNDLDVLRLQIRNNLAILLYDQHRFDDARPLLLENLRIHTAANNRRSTADTFLNLGALESLAGNHAAALDYKQKSLALRRELGVPRHIATAHVAVAITLTKLDRADDALAQLGIAAPIAEKVGSHELLGLLYNTFSDAHAARGDFREALDYQRKAQSENQTVASENTAKTIAELRERFEAEKRQRQIVELKATQQKQNAELAATEQELSRTRAERIGLAALLLFGLIAAIAIISRQRAITRSERRILAETRRARDAAEEATALKSRLLDLASHDLKAPLVGAMLTAETIADESADRPEIAQLARTLRAENHRLLGLVQDLLDGSAAESGRLTLARTSVDLAALVREVAAAFADRAAQKQQRIECTADTSAAPLIVDGDAARLRQVIENLVSNALKFSPAGTTTRLAVRGVDGPRVRLEVRDEGPGLTAEDRAGLFQRFRRLSAAPTGGESSTGLGLALAHALVVAHGGRLDVESEPGKGATFYAEFPASE from the coding sequence GTGAGCGTCACAACCCAATCCACTTGCCTCGTTCGTCGTCCCAGCGCGCAGCTCTTGCGCCGTCTAGGCTTGGCGGCCCTCGCGCTGACTTGGTCCGGTTCCGTGTGGGCCGATCAGCCTACGCCGCGCGAGCCCACTCGCATCGATGCCCTCATGCAACAAGCGCGCGCTCTCGACGCCAACGAGCCCGCCCGCGCCATCCCCCTTGCTCGCGAAGCCCTCGCCCTCGCGCAAAAAAGCCCGCTGCGCGTCGACGAGATTCGAGCCCGCACCCAGCTCAGCGAGACACTCCGTCGCAACAGCAACTACGCCGAAGCCCGCCAGATCACCGACGCCGGCCTCGCCCTGCCCCTCGGCCCCACACCTGCCGAGCGCCTTGCCCGCGCCGGGCTCGTCTACGAATCGGGCCAGATCCACTGGAACCGCGGCGACTATCCCGCCGCCGAAGCCTGCTACCTCGAGGCGCAGCGCACCGCGGAAGAACTCAAGGACACAACTCTACTAGTCCGTTTGCTCAACAGCCGAGGCATCGTCGCGCGTCAACAAAAGCTCTTCGACCAATCCGAACAACTCTACCGATCCGCGCTGGCCCTCGCCGAGCAAAACGACCTCGACGTTCTCCGGCTCCAAATCCGCAACAATCTCGCGATTCTCCTCTACGACCAGCACCGCTTCGACGACGCGCGACCGCTCCTGCTCGAAAATCTCCGGATCCATACCGCCGCGAACAACCGCCGCAGCACGGCCGACACGTTCCTCAATCTCGGCGCGCTGGAGAGCCTCGCCGGCAACCACGCCGCCGCACTCGACTATAAGCAGAAATCGCTCGCGCTCCGCCGCGAGCTCGGCGTGCCCCGCCATATCGCCACCGCGCACGTCGCCGTCGCCATCACGCTCACCAAACTCGATCGGGCCGACGATGCCCTCGCGCAACTCGGCATCGCCGCGCCCATCGCCGAGAAAGTCGGCAGCCACGAACTCCTGGGGCTCCTCTACAACACATTCAGCGATGCCCACGCCGCCCGCGGCGACTTCCGCGAGGCACTCGATTACCAGCGCAAGGCTCAGAGCGAAAATCAAACGGTCGCGAGCGAGAACACCGCGAAAACCATCGCCGAACTCCGCGAGCGCTTCGAGGCCGAGAAACGTCAGCGCCAGATCGTCGAACTCAAGGCCACGCAGCAGAAGCAGAACGCCGAACTCGCGGCAACGGAACAGGAGCTGAGCCGCACACGCGCCGAGCGCATCGGTTTGGCCGCGCTGCTACTCTTCGGTCTGATCGCCGCGATTGCGATCATCAGCCGCCAGCGCGCCATCACCCGCTCCGAGCGGCGCATCCTCGCCGAAACGCGCCGCGCACGAGACGCCGCCGAGGAGGCCACCGCCCTCAAATCCCGCCTGCTCGACCTCGCCTCGCACGATCTCAAGGCCCCGCTCGTCGGCGCGATGCTCACCGCCGAGACCATCGCCGACGAAAGCGCCGACCGTCCGGAGATTGCACAGCTCGCGCGCACGCTCCGCGCGGAAAATCATCGCCTCCTCGGATTGGTGCAGGATCTCCTCGATGGCTCCGCCGCCGAGTCCGGCCGCCTCACGCTCGCGCGCACGTCCGTCGATCTCGCCGCGCTCGTCCGCGAAGTCGCCGCCGCTTTCGCCGACCGCGCCGCGCAAAAACAACAGCGCATCGAGTGCACGGCCGACACCAGCGCCGCGCCGCTCATCGTCGACGGCGATGCCGCGCGCCTCCGCCAGGTGATCGAAAATCTCGTCAGCAACGCGCTCAAATTCTCGCCCGCCGGCACCACCACGCGACTCGCCGTGCGCGGTGTCGACGGCCCTCGCGTGCGTCTCGAAGTGCGCGACGAAGGCCCCGGCCTCACGGCGGAGGACCGCGCCGGACTCTTCCAGCGTTTCCGCCGCCTCAGCGCCGCGCCCACTGGCGGCGAATCGTCCACGGGCCTCGGCCTCGCGCTCGCCCACGCTTTGGTCGTCGCCCACGGCGGCCGCCTCGACGTCGAATCGGAGCCCGGAAAGGGCGCGACGTTCTACGCGGAATTTCCGGCATCAGAGTAG
- a CDS encoding valine--tRNA ligase: MASITKSYEPRDVEKKWYAAWQAADAFAGRVTPGKDPYTIVIPPPNVTGVLTMGHVLNNTIQDILIRRARLEGKEAMWLPGTDHAGIATQTVVERELRKQKLHRRDLGREKFLEKVWSWREEKGGIILQQLQALGASCDWSRTQFTMDPHYSQAVLNVFVDLFAKGHIYRGKRMVNWCPVSLTALSDEEVIMKPAKGFLYQVRYERVDAPGEFITVKTTRPETIPGDVAIAVHPDDPRYAGWIGKKVRRPLGPTAEIPIIADSAVDKEFGSGALKITPAHDKVDFEIGQRHKLPPIDVLNADGTLNELAGPELAGMDRFAGRKKAAELLKERGALVKEEPYENNVGFSERADVPIEPRLTWQWWLKYPRVEEAKAAVRDGHIKFHPERWSKVYLHWLENIQDWCISRQLWWGHRIPVWYRKGLDKEKLTEADLRDATKVHVSLAGPADPENWVQEDDVLDTWASSWLWPFATLGWPDAAKMQERGYDYFYPTSTLVTGPDIIFFWVARMIMAGLEYTGSSELRAKSSEQGSGTSGSQPSALSSQLDAAELRRRIPFRDVYFTGIIRDQQGRKMSKSLGNSPDPLDLIASYGADGLRFGIISIAPQGQDIRFQEDRIESGKNFCNKLWNACRFRQMSGDSADNSSLAAVLARLEPAKFDADDHAILERLLATTRAVEAAFANFEFSNAVQTLYGFFWNDFCDWYVEVSKAKLQDASTKANCLAIQDLVLRQTLLLLHPFTPFITEELWHLLGYGTDAQFLMRDVRIETGAALESELATRGLRIDSAAAAEVGRLKEVTSQLRAFKAENGEAAKKDSEFVVEAADAQWAVLETNMAKLKRMLGAATVTRGKLSPNAPASVTPYGTWNLIRKLATGDTAAEKARLTKENETLAKHIAGTEARLSNEAFVSKAPPAVLEGARKQLADLKAKQAEVQRLLGALG, translated from the coding sequence ATGGCCTCGATTACCAAGAGCTACGAACCGCGCGACGTTGAGAAGAAGTGGTATGCCGCCTGGCAGGCCGCCGATGCCTTCGCGGGTCGCGTCACGCCCGGCAAGGATCCCTACACGATCGTCATCCCGCCGCCGAACGTCACGGGCGTGCTCACGATGGGCCACGTGCTCAACAACACGATCCAAGACATCCTCATCCGCCGCGCCCGCCTCGAGGGCAAGGAGGCCATGTGGCTCCCGGGCACCGACCACGCCGGCATCGCGACGCAGACCGTCGTCGAGCGCGAGCTGCGCAAACAGAAACTCCACCGCCGCGACCTCGGCCGCGAGAAGTTCCTCGAGAAGGTCTGGTCGTGGCGCGAGGAGAAGGGCGGCATCATCCTCCAGCAATTGCAGGCGCTCGGCGCGTCGTGCGACTGGAGCCGCACGCAGTTCACGATGGACCCGCACTACTCGCAGGCGGTGCTCAACGTGTTCGTCGATCTCTTCGCCAAGGGCCACATTTACCGCGGCAAGCGCATGGTGAACTGGTGCCCGGTCTCGCTCACGGCGCTCTCCGACGAGGAAGTGATCATGAAACCCGCGAAGGGTTTCCTCTATCAAGTTCGCTACGAGCGCGTGGACGCGCCCGGCGAGTTCATCACCGTCAAGACGACGCGCCCCGAGACGATTCCCGGCGACGTCGCGATCGCGGTGCATCCCGACGACCCGCGCTACGCCGGCTGGATCGGCAAGAAGGTGCGCCGCCCGCTTGGCCCCACCGCGGAGATCCCGATCATCGCCGACAGCGCCGTGGACAAGGAATTCGGCTCCGGCGCGCTCAAGATCACGCCCGCACACGATAAGGTCGATTTCGAGATCGGCCAGCGGCACAAGCTCCCGCCGATCGACGTGCTCAACGCCGATGGCACGCTCAACGAGCTCGCTGGCCCCGAACTCGCCGGCATGGATCGCTTCGCCGGTCGCAAGAAGGCCGCCGAACTTCTCAAGGAGCGCGGCGCGCTGGTGAAGGAGGAGCCCTACGAGAACAACGTCGGCTTCTCCGAGCGCGCTGACGTGCCGATCGAGCCGCGCCTGACGTGGCAATGGTGGCTCAAGTATCCGCGCGTCGAGGAGGCGAAGGCCGCCGTGCGCGACGGCCACATCAAGTTCCACCCGGAGCGCTGGTCGAAAGTTTACCTGCACTGGCTCGAGAACATCCAGGATTGGTGCATCAGCCGTCAGCTCTGGTGGGGGCACCGCATTCCCGTCTGGTATCGCAAAGGACTCGACAAGGAGAAGCTCACCGAAGCCGACCTGCGCGACGCGACGAAAGTCCACGTCTCGCTCGCCGGACCCGCCGATCCGGAAAACTGGGTGCAGGAAGACGACGTGCTCGACACGTGGGCGTCGTCTTGGCTCTGGCCGTTCGCCACGCTCGGCTGGCCCGACGCCGCGAAGATGCAGGAGCGCGGCTACGATTATTTCTATCCGACCAGCACGCTCGTGACCGGCCCGGACATCATTTTCTTCTGGGTCGCGCGCATGATCATGGCGGGACTGGAATACACGGGTAGCTCAGAGCTCAGAGCCAAGAGTTCAGAGCAGGGCAGCGGCACTTCCGGCTCTCAGCCCTCAGCTCTCAGCTCTCAGCTCGACGCAGCGGAGCTGCGTCGCCGGATTCCTTTCCGCGACGTCTACTTCACCGGCATCATCCGCGACCAGCAGGGGCGCAAGATGTCGAAGTCGCTCGGCAACTCGCCCGATCCGCTCGATCTCATCGCCAGCTACGGCGCCGACGGCCTGCGCTTCGGCATCATCTCCATCGCGCCGCAAGGCCAGGACATCCGCTTCCAGGAAGACCGCATCGAGAGCGGCAAGAATTTCTGCAACAAACTCTGGAACGCCTGCCGCTTCCGCCAGATGAGCGGCGACAGCGCCGACAACTCCTCGCTCGCCGCCGTGCTCGCGCGGCTCGAGCCCGCGAAGTTCGACGCCGACGACCACGCCATCCTCGAGCGCCTGCTCGCCACGACCCGCGCCGTCGAGGCCGCGTTCGCGAACTTCGAGTTCAGCAACGCCGTGCAGACGCTCTACGGATTTTTCTGGAACGACTTCTGCGACTGGTATGTCGAGGTCTCGAAAGCCAAACTCCAGGACGCGTCGACGAAGGCCAACTGCCTCGCGATTCAGGATCTCGTGCTGCGCCAGACGCTGCTGCTGCTGCATCCGTTCACGCCGTTCATCACCGAGGAACTCTGGCACTTGCTCGGCTACGGCACCGATGCGCAGTTCCTCATGCGCGACGTGCGCATCGAGACCGGCGCGGCGCTTGAGTCCGAACTCGCGACGCGTGGCTTGCGCATCGATTCGGCCGCCGCCGCCGAAGTCGGCCGGTTGAAGGAAGTCACCTCGCAACTCCGCGCCTTCAAGGCTGAGAACGGCGAGGCGGCGAAGAAGGATTCCGAGTTCGTCGTCGAAGCTGCCGACGCGCAGTGGGCCGTGCTCGAGACGAACATGGCCAAGCTCAAGCGCATGCTCGGCGCCGCCACGGTCACGCGCGGCAAGCTCTCGCCCAACGCGCCCGCCAGCGTCACGCCCTACGGCACGTGGAATCTCATTCGCAAGCTCGCCACCGGCGACACCGCCGCCGAGAAGGCGCGCCTCACGAAGGAGAACGAGACGCTCGCGAAGCACATCGCCGGCACCGAAGCGCGCCTGAGCAACGAAGCCTTCGTCTCGAAAGCTCCGCCCGCCGTCCTCGAAGGCGCGCGCAAGCAACTCGCCGACCTCAAGGCCAAGCAAGCCGAGGTGCAGCGCCTGCTCGGCGCGCTCGGTTGA
- a CDS encoding polysaccharide biosynthesis tyrosine autokinase, translated as MASSSASGHGSATLTDFVGLLRLRLTLVLLVFGLVLVTTAGVTALLPKWYLATAKIRVEKPESEVKLFQNQNSSYYDPYFIQDQFEILQSEKILYRVIENLKLNDVFGRQFGDGAAWPSAITYQFLTKKMFTPESRRATSLIELNVQAREPQLAAAIANEIARVYAADRVDLATSEQREGLAKLRGELEKQETVVVTQRDRVEKLRKDLGISGVDLNQRYSDMEIERLRQMQNSLIALRVDAIGRKTRWERFRTIPTADRRNLVNSELISDPNIQNLLQAFLVADQNLTRLKGRLGEAHPDLISAVDARAKIQEQLDNQLRGYESSLEMAFKESEARVIELERQLAQAKVDQILSARERMRPFEEAATRLEDEQRLLTTLKLTLRQREIDFQVPKKTIEILNTAEPARFASKPNWAINLLFATVCGLILGVGAAVLVEFFDTSFRNVADVESKLGLPVLGVIPFQTAPDARHEPGSPEGEPFRVLQTNLNLALKAGQPTALSIFSAGPGEGKSTSLRQLALTMALAGEKVLLVDSDVRRPTQHRLANVSREPGLTDVLLDKATWTECLKPQAAGLDLISAGASGGVTLSLLYANKLRELIAEFKGRYDKILFDSPPIIGVSDASVLASVTDGTVLLIQHRRNPASMVLRAKQIVDGVKARVIGVVLNQVPTGTGEDYGYYTANYSYYSEGEGKADAPADSRGRATEKLQFSEPDRPKNR; from the coding sequence ATGGCATCGTCCTCCGCTTCCGGCCACGGATCCGCGACACTGACTGATTTCGTCGGCTTGCTCCGCCTGCGGCTGACCTTGGTGCTGCTGGTGTTCGGCTTGGTGCTCGTGACCACGGCCGGCGTCACCGCGCTCCTGCCGAAGTGGTATCTCGCCACCGCCAAGATCCGCGTCGAGAAGCCCGAGAGCGAAGTGAAGCTCTTCCAGAACCAGAACTCGTCCTACTACGATCCCTATTTCATCCAGGACCAATTCGAGATCCTGCAGTCGGAAAAGATCCTCTATCGCGTCATCGAGAACCTGAAACTGAACGACGTGTTCGGCCGCCAGTTCGGCGACGGCGCCGCGTGGCCGTCCGCGATCACGTATCAGTTCCTCACGAAAAAAATGTTCACGCCCGAGTCGCGCCGCGCGACCTCGCTGATCGAGCTGAACGTCCAGGCCCGCGAGCCGCAACTCGCCGCCGCCATCGCGAACGAGATCGCCCGCGTCTACGCCGCCGACCGCGTCGACCTTGCCACCTCCGAGCAGCGCGAGGGCCTCGCCAAGCTCCGCGGTGAACTCGAGAAACAGGAGACCGTCGTCGTCACCCAGCGCGATCGCGTGGAGAAACTGCGCAAGGACCTCGGCATCTCCGGCGTCGATCTGAACCAGCGCTACTCCGACATGGAGATCGAGCGCCTGCGCCAGATGCAGAACTCGCTCATCGCCCTCCGCGTCGATGCCATCGGACGCAAGACGCGTTGGGAGCGCTTCCGCACCATCCCGACCGCCGACCGCCGCAACCTCGTCAACTCCGAGCTCATTTCCGATCCCAACATCCAGAACCTCCTCCAGGCCTTCCTCGTCGCCGACCAGAACCTCACGCGCCTGAAGGGCCGCCTCGGCGAGGCGCACCCGGATTTGATTTCCGCCGTGGATGCCCGCGCGAAAATCCAGGAGCAACTCGACAACCAGCTCCGCGGCTACGAAAGCTCGCTCGAGATGGCCTTCAAGGAATCCGAGGCGCGCGTGATCGAATTGGAGCGCCAGCTCGCCCAGGCCAAAGTCGACCAGATCCTCTCCGCCCGCGAGCGCATGCGCCCCTTCGAGGAGGCCGCGACGAGACTCGAGGACGAGCAACGCCTCCTCACCACGCTCAAGCTCACGCTCCGCCAGCGTGAGATCGACTTCCAGGTCCCGAAAAAGACGATCGAGATCCTCAACACCGCCGAGCCCGCGCGCTTCGCTTCCAAACCGAATTGGGCGATCAATCTCCTCTTCGCCACGGTGTGCGGATTGATCCTCGGCGTCGGTGCCGCCGTGCTCGTGGAGTTCTTCGACACCAGCTTCCGCAACGTCGCCGACGTCGAATCGAAGCTCGGGCTTCCCGTCCTGGGCGTGATTCCGTTTCAAACCGCGCCCGACGCCCGGCACGAACCCGGCTCGCCCGAAGGGGAGCCGTTCCGCGTGCTGCAGACGAACCTGAACCTCGCGCTGAAGGCCGGCCAACCCACCGCGCTCAGCATTTTCTCCGCCGGCCCCGGCGAGGGCAAATCCACCTCGCTGCGCCAGCTCGCCCTGACCATGGCGCTCGCGGGCGAGAAGGTTCTCCTCGTCGATTCCGACGTGCGCCGCCCCACCCAGCATCGACTCGCCAACGTCAGCCGCGAGCCCGGCCTCACCGACGTCCTGCTCGACAAAGCCACGTGGACGGAGTGCCTGAAACCGCAGGCCGCGGGCCTCGATTTGATTTCAGCCGGCGCGAGCGGTGGCGTGACGCTGAGCCTGCTCTACGCCAACAAACTCCGCGAGCTCATCGCCGAGTTCAAGGGTCGCTACGACAAGATCCTCTTCGATTCGCCGCCCATCATCGGCGTCAGCGACGCTTCCGTGCTCGCCAGCGTTACTGACGGGACCGTGCTGCTCATCCAGCACCGGCGCAATCCGGCGAGCATGGTCTTGCGTGCGAAACAGATCGTCGACGGCGTGAAAGCGCGCGTGATCGGCGTCGTGCTCAACCAGGTGCCCACCGGCACGGGCGAGGATTACGGCTACTACACGGCCAACTATTCCTATTACTCGGAAGGCGAGGGGAAGGCTGACGCGCCGGCCGACTCGCGCGGCCGCGCGACGGAGAAACTCCAGTTTTCCGAACCCGATCGCCCGAAGAACCGCTGA
- a CDS encoding PEP-CTERM sorting domain-containing protein — MGGAAQIDANGYVTPMGVSAVPEPSTYAAIFGAMALGAVAVIRQRRRAVAVLN; from the coding sequence ATGGGTGGCGCCGCGCAAATTGACGCGAACGGCTACGTCACGCCGATGGGCGTTTCCGCCGTGCCCGAGCCCTCGACCTACGCGGCGATCTTTGGCGCGATGGCGCTCGGTGCGGTCGCGGTGATCCGCCAGCGGCGTCGCGCGGTGGCGGTGCTAAACTGA
- a CDS encoding response regulator transcription factor, with product MTLTVIKIALMRVVSRRTMGESMAEDPVSRILLADDHVLVRDALPAAIRRRVAGARFECVGTATAAVAAVEREPWHLVVLDLGLPGGSELETLRRVRAARPTMPILVFSMFPEEKMGVAALDAGADGYLCKTADRATIGEAVAETLAGRGYRSAALASLLVKRAGKRRGALSDLSQREMEVLIGLGRGRSNKEVAADLAISVTSVGTYRVRIMEKLGLRTTADLLRYVVEHRLARD from the coding sequence GTGACGCTCACAGTCATCAAAATTGCATTGATGCGTGTAGTGTCGCGCCGGACGATGGGTGAGTCGATGGCGGAAGATCCTGTCTCTCGAATTTTGTTGGCGGACGACCACGTGTTGGTGCGCGACGCCTTGCCTGCGGCGATACGTCGGCGGGTGGCGGGGGCGCGGTTCGAGTGCGTCGGGACCGCCACCGCGGCGGTCGCGGCGGTCGAGCGCGAGCCTTGGCATCTGGTCGTGCTCGACCTTGGCTTGCCGGGCGGATCGGAGCTGGAGACCTTGCGTCGCGTGCGGGCCGCGCGGCCGACGATGCCGATCCTGGTGTTCTCCATGTTTCCCGAGGAAAAGATGGGCGTGGCTGCCTTGGACGCTGGAGCGGACGGCTACCTCTGCAAGACGGCCGACCGGGCGACGATCGGCGAGGCGGTGGCGGAGACTCTGGCTGGGCGCGGCTATCGCAGTGCGGCGCTGGCGAGTTTGCTGGTCAAGCGGGCCGGCAAGCGGCGAGGCGCCTTGTCGGATTTGTCGCAACGCGAGATGGAGGTGCTGATCGGACTTGGGCGTGGGCGATCGAACAAGGAAGTCGCCGCGGACTTGGCGATCAGCGTGACTTCCGTCGGCACCTATCGCGTGCGGATCATGGAAAAGCTCGGACTGCGCACCACGGCGGACCTGCTGCGCTACGTCGTGGAACACCGGCTGGCGCGCGATTAG
- a CDS encoding substrate-binding domain-containing protein has product MKSIRSAIMLLGACLLALVTRGAEIRLAGSDLLGGALTSALEKFGRENDVHIAAGLDGTRPGLDRLRAGDADVVVFALPPDENPPGDPFVVRVLGYQPAVIVVHEAAPLTQLTLAQAQGIFAATGAQSVSLWGELGLTGDWRTRTIAVNAVAPGSALTVPLFRRFALNGAEMKTLASYASLERVLERVRSSENAIGLVPVVPSAGSGLRAIALAPSVRDPAHLPTAEALHDGSYPWRLPLYIAFRREAAPRLLTFLRFLLSDECGEALAQARFVPLPVSARNQLVFELEELN; this is encoded by the coding sequence ATGAAGTCGATCCGTTCCGCGATCATGCTGCTCGGGGCCTGCCTGCTGGCGCTGGTGACGCGCGGCGCAGAAATCAGACTCGCCGGTTCGGATTTGCTCGGCGGCGCGTTGACGTCCGCGTTGGAGAAGTTCGGCCGCGAAAACGACGTTCATATCGCCGCCGGTCTCGACGGCACACGGCCGGGGCTGGACCGTTTGCGCGCCGGCGACGCGGACGTGGTCGTGTTTGCGTTGCCGCCGGATGAAAATCCCCCCGGCGATCCCTTTGTGGTTCGCGTGCTCGGTTACCAGCCGGCCGTCATCGTGGTTCACGAAGCCGCGCCGCTCACGCAACTCACCCTGGCGCAGGCGCAGGGCATTTTCGCGGCGACCGGTGCGCAAAGCGTCAGCCTGTGGGGCGAACTCGGCCTGACGGGCGACTGGCGCACGCGCACGATCGCCGTGAACGCCGTTGCTCCCGGCTCGGCGCTGACCGTGCCCCTCTTTCGCCGTTTCGCGCTCAACGGCGCCGAGATGAAGACGCTCGCGAGTTACGCTTCGCTTGAACGCGTGCTCGAGCGTGTCCGCTCGAGCGAAAACGCCATCGGCCTGGTGCCCGTGGTGCCATCGGCCGGCTCGGGATTGCGCGCCATCGCGCTCGCTCCGAGCGTGCGGGACCCGGCGCACTTGCCGACGGCCGAGGCGTTGCACGATGGCAGTTACCCGTGGCGGCTGCCCCTCTACATCGCGTTCCGTCGCGAGGCGGCGCCGCGGTTGCTGACGTTCCTCCGGTTCCTGCTCAGCGACGAATGCGGCGAGGCGCTGGCGCAGGCTCGGTTCGTGCCTCTGCCCGTCAGCGCGCGCAACCAGTTGGTGTTCGAGTTGGAAGAGTTGAACTGA
- a CDS encoding PEP-CTERM sorting domain-containing protein: protein MSIHLSDRTASRTGLTRVSHQAALLLCGLILWACTASDARAQVLLSNLAETKTGSGSVYVSGSPGNFTYIYAAETFTTGAAESTLSSITVNFDTMNFNNTTFSLKLYSSAGAQPGTLIETLSGSTAPSNGTFSYTSAGSTVLSANTTYWWVAASSTNGVIFHPTYTSSTAETSSAGWTIGNSGYTGSITTAGVLPTFSATATPFQFSVSAVSAVPEPSTYAAIFGALALGAVAVVRQRRRAVAMQN, encoded by the coding sequence ATGTCCATCCATCTCTCTGATCGCACCGCGTCCCGCACCGGCCTTACCCGCGTGAGCCACCAAGCGGCACTCTTGCTCTGTGGCCTGATTCTCTGGGCGTGCACTGCGAGTGATGCTCGGGCCCAAGTCCTCCTGTCGAATCTGGCCGAGACCAAGACGGGTTCCGGTAGCGTTTATGTTTCCGGCTCTCCGGGAAATTTCACCTACATCTACGCCGCTGAGACATTCACCACCGGGGCCGCCGAAAGCACGCTGAGTAGCATCACCGTGAACTTCGACACGATGAATTTCAACAACACGACATTCTCTCTCAAGCTTTACTCCAGTGCGGGCGCGCAGCCGGGGACGTTGATCGAAACGCTTTCCGGTTCGACGGCGCCGAGTAACGGCACGTTCTCCTACACCTCCGCCGGCTCGACGGTATTGAGTGCGAACACGACCTACTGGTGGGTCGCCGCATCGAGCACCAATGGCGTGATTTTCCATCCGACTTACACCTCCTCAACCGCCGAAACCAGCAGCGCCGGATGGACCATCGGCAACTCCGGCTACACCGGCTCCATTACCACGGCGGGAGTGCTGCCGACCTTTTCTGCAACGGCCACGCCGTTCCAGTTTTCTGTGTCGGCGGTTTCCGCCGTGCCTGAGCCCTCCACCTATGCTGCGATTTTTGGCGCTCTCGCGCTTGGGGCCGTCGCGGTGGTTCGTCAGCGTCGTCGCGCGGTGGCGATGCAAAACTGA